The Haliotis asinina isolate JCU_RB_2024 chromosome 3, JCU_Hal_asi_v2, whole genome shotgun sequence genome segment GCCATTATCGGATCGACATTTTGGGAGCAATAGATACGAATATCTTCCTTGTTGTTGTGTTTCGAGGCAAGGATAACTGAAAATGTTGACGTCTAGTGGATATTGTAGGTTTCACGGCCTGTTTCCGGTGGTCAGTTCTCCTGATaacacttgtgttttatttCCTCGACAAACTTGATGTTTGTTTCGTAacgctgcacccagcaatattccagctgtatagagGGGGTCCTTATTTAActcagtctggactagacaactTGGTtaccaacaacataagcatctgggaaccgatgacatgtgtcaaccacgtcagcgagcctgaccacccgatcccttaagtcgcttcttacgacaggGATGGGTTGCAGAATACCAATTCTTACACGGGTCTTCACGGGTGTGACAAGCATGAGTACTGAGTTATtccaacataaacatgaacaagcTGTGTGGAATTATGTCGTAgtacaaaaaaataaatcagtTAAGTACTTGGCGGTTTGTACGTGTCAGACGCTTCACAATACGTAGAACCTAGTGTACAGAAACCTGtgcataaacacaaacaaaacatcatcaacaagaagacaaagtcatctaTTCCCCCGccatggcaaaatactcttcatgaatatgccTAGAAGTTATCATTATGCATATAGCAAAATGGACGGACAGTATAGAAAGGTTTTTAATCTCTGTTCCAGCCAGGAACACTGCCATCACATTCAGTTGAAACCAATCATGTTGCTATGAAAACGAAAAAAACCATTTGATTCAGGAATCAAAAAGTACCAAATGGCATCAGTGCACCACTAAACCTATCCATGTGCCGAGTTTGGTGACGAAACATTGAAttgttttagagttctgctcctgaatttcgcactaccaccaatttcagtcaaaatcaaaattgttgccatggaaaggCAAGAAATGCTTTATTCAGAAATcgaaaactaccaaaaggcaccagtatacCACCTGATCTACCTATGcaccaagtttggtgaagacatGTTGAACGGTTTAAGAGTTCTGCGTCGGAATGAGAAATGTGTAAGAACGGAAGGACTCCATATTATTACCATCCGCAAAAGGTGTCGCAGAGGATTAAAAACATTGTCCATGTTCTACATACTCAGGTCAGTCTTACTAATAACAAAGGCACACAAAGTACCGAGTCACTGAGTAGACCATTCAGTTGCCCTTGATTATACCTCAAACGGGAAACAATTACCTGTCTTGATGAAATCAGGTGATAAAACAAATGTGGTACAAATAACATATACACAGTACATATAAGAATATATAACTCAAATTTATTTAAACCGACATCAGTAAATCGTATATTGAGGCGGAGTCCGCGTATAGAGGCACTGTTATTCAAACATTGGCGCTCAGTCTTTTTCGAACATCGGATAACTCGATTAGGATTCTAACCTCACTTATACAGAACTTTAATCATTGTCATGATAAAATTAAGCATCGTGTTTTATCTTTTAAGAGGACTGTTTGAAAGGAAACATCCCTGCTCTCCGAACGGACGCATGGTGggccgggttagaattgatcttcataacCCATACTTGTCCTACGAAAAGGGATAATCGGgggatcaggctcgctgtcttgatGCACATacttcatcggttcccaatggcacAGATAGATGCtaatgctgttaatcactggattgtctggtcaagactcgattatttacagacagccgtaatatagctggaatattgcagagtgcggagtgaaactaaactcactagctGACTTATTCACCGAACGTCAGAGAACTATACATTTTTCTATGTAGTAATAAGTAATTCAAATCCTTTTGTAAATGTCAGTAGTGTCCTACATATTCAGTTTGATGCTTCAAGGTGAGTAACGTGCTCGTCAGCTGACACCACGTGAATTAAAGGAAGTACTAGAGACGTAGTCAGTTGGCTACACAATGAGAAGCTTTAGATATTCACTCGTAAGGTTTCTGTACTGAACCGCGAACTACTGACACAATAGGCAGCCACAAGGAAATGCGTCACGCCACAGTAAGCGGAACATTCGTGTGTAGGCCCACGGGACCAGGTGGGGTGGGCAGCGGTTGACGCACTGACTATGATAAGAGGAGAAAACTGGTTATCAGTGCTAACATATTTGCTTGTTGGCTGCTCCAACACACAGGTTCTCATTTCGTTCCCAGCGACGAAAACCCGGAAGTTTTCAGTTCGATCGATGTCAACACAGTGACAGTTTCTAGAGAAACGTGCAGCATACACACAAGACTCATGGTAGCCGAGTAAGTATATATTTACCTAGCCAGCTCGCTTTCATagtcttctttttcttcatCTGACATACTGATCAACAAGGGCGGAGCGCTTCGAAGATGGCGACAATGAACCGAGGGGAATCCCCCAAGTGCATCACGTGACACGAATTATCACGCGCATGGCAAACTCTATAGTCTGTACAAAGGTTTTAAGGCTTCACCTACGCCTAAAATGCGGTTGTATCGGGGGGGGGGGAACTGAGTTCAAATGCTTTAGACGTGAGTAAGTGATTGAGTAAGACTTTACGCAgctttaagaaatattccaCTATCATCGCGGCGAGCGacacaaaaaatgggcttcaaacattgtatccatgcgGGCGGTCGGACGTagctagcgaacgctttaaccgctaggctacacCATCGTGTGGATGCAAAAATGGGGTGTGTTAAGATTCGGTTTGCAtttggttgaactgacatatatattcttttataCATAATATGACACGGTGGTGGAACTTAGTAGATAATCCAGCAAACCTAACATTTTAGATTAGGACGCAGGGGGTTCAACAATAAATGTAACTTTGTATCTGAGGACGCATTTGCAACATCAACATATCTCTTGTAGTCCTTAGAATGGTAATAAACAAAGGTATTTTGTCGATCACGAACATATGTACCACTCAATTGTGTTTCATGTTGTCCTGCTAACGCCAAATGAAGATAAACAATCAACCCTGGCGATTCCACAAGGCAATATCACGGCCTGAGTAACAGTTTGGCGATAACATGATGGAGTATGGAGATATATGTATCATCTCCGCATCAGTAAAGTATCGTCTACCTTGAAGTTACGTAGTACAACCTACATAGAAGTTGAGTGGTATCAtcggtctaagtaaacttaagctcagtattattcgttaccaGTGTAACTAATAGTACTGAGCCTAAGTATACTTAAGACTGGGACTGGTAGTGTCATTTAGTTAAGCAGTATTATCTACGGAGATGgtagtatcttctacgtagtAGAAATTGTCATCATCGTAGATGAAAGTATATTCTAACTGGATGATAAAACACATTCAGATTGTGGCATTAATACGGTTCCATTGTTATGTTCGGGACAATGAACCAGTAGTTCTTCATCCCTTGGTGTAACTCAGAGGAGGAAGACCGGTATCCGGTAGACAGCGTCTCCACATCTCAGTGCTCCTCACTACTGTTCCAACAGGAAGGGCTACTTGGTCATGTGTACTCATACAGCGACTGACGTGTGCTTTACTACCTTAGTCGAATGTCTGGGCGTATGTAGGAGTATTGTTATCATCATCACAATCGTCATCGCCATTGTTGTCATCAAGGTTGTCGTCGTCACCGTCATCACCGTCATAGTcttcatgatgatgatcatcatttGTACTGGCGTTATTTGTGGTAGTTATAGTATTATCCATTATTCAAAGAGTACACAAGCCGTTtgtacagagttatgtccctctACTGCAAGGATCCGCTTCTTGTGGGTTCGGATCCGCGACTCTACGTTGGTGGTAAATCGTTTATCACAGCGAATTAAGTGCTTGCTTTACGTAGTAGTATATGGATGATTAACTTTTCAAACTCTTTGTATGCAGTGCCCGTACAAATGACAAATGTTGCAGTACATCGATTCAGAATGGGCTGTTTGAAGAGATGTCAGTACGGTCAACACTCTTGTCACGCTACAAATCTTCGTCTTACACCGTCACGAGCTGATCACGTGACCCTGTCTATAGTCGTGTCACATTTCAGTCACACCCATTTGCGTCATACCATTGCTGAATGCGTATTACGTTACGTACATGTCTCCATTGATTTCGTACCTCCAACCGCACGATGACTTCTCTAGTCATATACGCGGGAATGCACACAAAGCCAGAATCGTTATCCCCGTAAACTTTGTCTTCATTTTCTCTGTAACTCTTAATGACAACCTTTGCATCGTTGACAATATTGTACATTTATATAGAATTGTCATGTTTGCAGACGTTTTATGTTTATTgtatttgctgagtgctgttgATGCATTAATCATCAAGAGATTAAAGGGGTGCTCCGTGAGAAATGAGACATTGCCACGTATCAGAAGAATGATGACACTCCTTAGCCAGGAAGCGGTGAACATCCTGGTTAAAACAAGTCAACTTTGATTTTTCCACTGCGATAAACACCATGAAGATATTTCTGGATAGACTGGCAGTAGATGGCCTGTGGGGTGTCATGGTCTGTCTCGTTACTGATCTGcagtagaattggtcttcagcaacccatgcttgtcgtaagaggcgacaaacagggTGGGTGGTtcgcctcgctgacttggttaacacgtgcCATCATGTCCCAGACGCGTATATAGATGTCCAAGTTGTTAATTAGTGGATTGTCAGGTCttgctcgattatttatagaccgccgccgtatagatgagtgcggcgttaaacttcAACCATCCATCAAAAACCAGCAACTGCTTTACTTATGCAGCACGTACTCCCCACCGTTCACTCGCGCGTCACTGTAGCGTAATCACGTACACCTGCAGGTTACGACGTGAAAAACGATGTTGAAATCAGGAAGTTTTCTGTTTTGTAGCTATGTtattgaaacatgaaatatttactccAGGGGAATAAAGTAATATTTAAGAAGACTCAGAAGTGATCCACACATTTAGCATGCTTTATGTAAGGATGGAGTTGGAATGGGACGTACCCCGTCGGCTTGTGAAGTACTGATGTGTTGAAATTATTGACCCTCCCATATCGCTTGTCATATTTTCGAATGACCCTCCACAGGCAAAATGCAAGAGCACCATATAAGCTATTGATTACAGGGGCGTAGCTTGCACATGTATGTTGCTAAAAAGGCTGGACATGTCCCCAATGCTATCTACATaaaaagctttgcaacctagaGGGCTTTCAAGAAAAAACTGGCTTGCTATATATAAGTGCCTGTATTACGAAATATCTATTTAACATGAGGTCTGATGTCGTGCCCCACTAACTCCTGTGGTATAGTGACAGTCGGCGAACTGATTATACCAGAATGCGAATCAGTGTTTCTAACAGGACACCGGTATTCCGTTACTGTGTTCCCGAAGGAGTGATCAAGAGTATTTTCGTTTGTAAACACGGATTTCCAACCTTTTGTGGTAAAGGTATCTCAGATGCAAACCGGTTATTATTACCGGTCTTGACCCGTATCACGTGACGACCACGGATCACTTCCGGGTTACCATAATCAGCTGGTACAGTAAGACTCGTGAGTAACGCCCCCATTTGAGGACGTCATTTTAACCCGCCCTGCATAGGCAGAAGGATAGAACTTTCTACACATCGCCATTGGCAGTAGTGATAGGTAAGCACAATATCTTGTACATTGTACGTTGAGTATCAACTCGTCGAAATAATTAACAGTAATATCGGGGTTTTCAAATATTCCAGTATTCATTGATGTCTCAAAGGTGTACGCTTCGAGGCAAGCGAATTGAAGTCTGAATATTAGAAGAATGGCAgaaatatagctgtaatattgctgcgtgcggcgttaaacaaaaaaaaacaataaaaataattttagGATATAATATAAGATTATACCATAAATTCCAATTGGAAATTTAGACTACATCCTGAATTAATATATTAttcataaaaatacatttacCGACACATATATGAACGGGCTGAAGGTACAGCCGTACTAATGTAACAGAGATCATGGTCTAAAATACCTATCAGTAGCAGCTAAAACATAACTGCTAACGAAAAAACGTCCTATAGGATCTTAACAAGGACTAcccatatatgtatatggatatttCAAGTTTGAAGGATTTGTGACAAGTTTCAAAAACGTTGTTCTATTTTTTGTAAGTAACATTACCAACTTTTTCCCAAGGTATGCCCACACTAGTAACCTGTCAGCCTCGTCTGATCCTGTGTTGAAATATGACATTACCAGTTGAGTAACACACCGTGTAACAATTTAGATAACAGTCTTTGTCACAAAGGTAGAGACTATTTCAACAATGGAAACTGTTTAATAACAGCTTGCATAGTAACTACGGAACCTGTGGTATAACTCATGATGATAACAACTTTAGAAACATATATTAATATGCGTATCTAAATCGAATAATGCCATGAACTAAATCATTTTGTCCGCACATTATTGCTTTATCGCCTGGACGCTGACAGATAGCCTGTCTAACAGTCCCCGAACCGCACTATTTTCCCAaatgcctagccctccctgcgatgccaaaaccctaaatgaagcaagtctagatttcttcgtCTTCTATCTCACTGGTGCTCATTTTCAATTCAAATGGACcttttgtttctatcaaatgTATAAGTTCCACTGAAAAGGAGCAGTTGTCTTTTAGTCTTTGTATATATTCATAGACTAAGTTTAGTTTGTAGTTCTGAGATAGTTACTAGATGGCTAGTGCACCCCTGGGATACCAAGGTACGTGACCTTGTAGTATCTTCATACCGCTTCCTTCTATTTTATCAGAGGGCGGGAAAACGTGCTGATGGTGACAAATGGATGTTTCGTTTTTATCGTGTTTCACATGTTGAGGAAAAAggtttgtaacaaatgtgtttgATAATGGCTAGAGCGATTGGAAATTGTGATCAAACTCGGATATAAAAGATAACGTATCCAGCTCGCTTGTAGTAAGTAAAAACCCAGTCCGGCCAGTAAATCTTTACAGTCACTGACAAGGCCGACAAGgctgaattttcatggggtcattttgtaagtatatcactctctccgacttgttatgttaaactatacatgtacttatataTCAGGGAAGATTACGACCTGATAACAAACGCCCATCATATCAACAGGTTAATGATGGAACCGGTGTCCACAATCAAACTTCGGGTTAGTGAATAATTTTGTGGTCTAGCAGATTTCAGGCATAGCTTGTCCGACTAGCtaacaaaatttggaaactgtttcgcACACTGCGTGTCCGTGCGTGTGTGTTCTTAGTGTGAGTGTTTGagtcacactcacacacaacaacaacaacaacaacaacaacaacaacaacaacaacaacaacaacaagcgAGACAACAGCATTGTGGTGGTTTGGGCAAGGCGTGCTTCCATGCCTGCGGCTGGTGACTCCCGAACTGACAGGACTATACACTCAAGAGAGAGAAGAATGAACAGATTACCAAGCTCTGATTCATGGAATGTTAATGTAACAGTATGTAGACGTACTAACATGCTCCGGTTGAGTGAATTTGCAGTGACTTATGAAGTTAAAAGAGCGCCCTAACGGAATATATTTGCGGGGTTAAAGTCACAAtcacaatcgcgattcaaaagtgcaatattttgtacttgggcttactgcCCTCCAAACGAAAccttcgggagaccgaacccagtcatagcgagtgtgtgtgtgcactcgagtgtaacgacggcttccgattggctggttcatttgctgatacgctgagggctcattgtgtgtacagaaagatgatctgtttgatgggcattttagaagtatggcgagtcacaagaaagtaagattctttatggataacaatttctttgatTGTACTTGATTCGGCGtgtcagtatggattcatattctGTTGTGAAACAcgatcatatacactagaagaaattgttatccatatagaatgtatatagagatgttggattttgtaaatacatgttctctgaatttgcattcgatccaatcaaaaatcatctcagtagagatggtgaactactgcgtggctggaaataCCCTTGTTAGGAAACACCCTCGTTCAAAAATCAGTGTATTTATGGCGTATatcctgataggtgttaagtgcAAATGATGGTCAacgattgaagctgtgtattgcatattgtctttagcagacagacaagcagacATATAcgtgtcagtaaaccagacattgagctttctccgTGACAGaggcttaccacaatcaacaagtttttttatgtaacgagtagattatttacttgtttgtgtacacaaccaagattagactactgctgacgatctcatactccgggcagggcatactgtttcaagctccgcgaacctactcactgcgttatggacgcagcgcagcacagctgttcaAACCACTTACCAACCCCCCAATAATGGACAAACTTGAAGGACTTGTAGTGATCATGTACTCGTAGACCTTTGGTTCTTAGTAGTGAAGTCAAATTTCATCTATGCTCGTTGATCGCTGTAAGGACCTGTCATGATGCGTATTGTGGGGGTTATTTTCAaacgggacccgtgaagatctgggttagggTTGATGTACACCAACCCAggattggtcttcagaaacttgtaagaggcgactaattggacaggtggtcagactcattgacttgttttgcacatgtcatcgcatcctaaTTGCGTATATCTCTACTAATGTTCTTAATCAtatggttgtctggtccagtctcctGTCGTATTGCttaaacattgctgagtgcggcgttaaacaacagccaAACATAACCCCTAACAGCCCCTAAGGGTGTTTTTGCATTGGCTCTGGCCGGATCAATCTACCGATTCGTGCACAAATGATATTCGTTTTACATAACAAACCCAAAGTGTAACACTGACTTCAGTGATCTAGGAAAGTATGGTATGAACTTCCTACCCAGTGGGTTGGTGTGTTTAATGTAAAAGTTCAATTTCTGATACGgcaatcagtcaatcaactACCAGTCACTCAACACTCGTACCATCACGCGACTTGCATTCTCTATCTTTGTCAGCAATACATCGGCTCTTTGCATCCTCCCACAGAACCTTTCAAAATATTACGACCTATGTTTCGTCGCATTTCACATAATGTCTGTGTTTTATTATCCTAATTTTCATTTCTTCCTGTTTCTGACGTCAAGAATGACGAACAACATGCTATGTAGGTTGGAAAGCTTGGCGATGACCGACCTACTTATGGGTGCTCGTTATGCGAGTTACTCATCCAATGGCATTCACACAAACAGTATGTCATCCCCCTGTCTGTGTCAGGCTAACTAACCTCACCATGCCATGTAAACTATAGAATAACGCTTCGTCTCTGGATATCATGGTGGCAGCAAATAAACCTATTTAAATAGAAATAGAGTCCTAGGGAGATCAGAGACCCTGAAGCTGAGGAAGTCTAGACTggcttcatttagagctttagcattgTAGGGAAGGCTTGACTTTGGGGACAAATAATATGATTGAAACTTTTAAAGTAAGTATTTTATTTGGAACACATCTTTAAAAACTCAAATAGGTTAAAGTGATCTGTTGAACCGAACGAGAGCGTTTCCACCGAACGAGTATTTCCACAGGAAATAATTGCTATGAATACTAAGAAAGAAACTTTGATTTGATCATTGACgtaactttttaaaaattgtAAAAATAATGGGAAACATCTTAACATTAAGTTGATTGTAACTCCCACACATTAGGTAGCAGTATTAGCGCTAAATCCTCAACGGCATCCAGGTCTTTTGACAAAATAAACGCGGTCTCCATATTCCGTGAAAATCATTGCTTATATGAGTTTGAATTTATTTGAAACGTTCAAAAGTTCAGATGCACTGAACACTCACCTTGAACGACGGACGTGACATTCCGTTAATGTTGTATTTGCACCAACTACTCTTCGAGCTAGTATATTCTGATCAGAGGGACAACGGTCGATCGGAAGAAACACggaacatatatgtgtatatacataGTTTTCTACCAGGAATCAGACGTTTCAGAACTAGGTTGGTGTCAGACTAACCAGAGCGCAACAACAGGaaacatcaccaccaccatcatcatcatcatcatcatcatcatcatcattgtcttcATCACCAACATTATTTCACCTCATGGTTTTCTTGTTTCGCCTGCATCTTATCCCAATAgcgtagatcgattctcatgatgtgaagttggtcactggattgtctggtccagactcgattatgtacagacctcccccatatagctggaatactggtgaatgcggcgttaaagtGAGCTCATTTGATCGCTACCTTGTTTGCCCTCATCTCTAAAGGGggataaaacacaaaacaagcaTAATTGAATTAGGTCTACAAAAATAATGAATTAAGTTACCTCCCTGGTCATAAGATAAGGCGGAggggttgttttgttgttattgtttctaTCGAAATCATATAATTTATATTTAGAGACTGAGCGTTAGTTTGTAAACTCCTAATAACTCCTTATCGCCTTGAATCAGGTTTTGTAAAGTGAATAAGAGTTCCCAACTGTATAATTCCTACATGTTTGGGCTCCCGAAGTGTGATGCTGCAagtaaatgtgaaaatgatatCTTTTAAAGAATTATCACAttatacccgtgaagatacgggggagaagtgatcttcagcaagccatgcttctcgtaagagacTACTAACGAAAACGATGACAAATGTATTTGTGTGCTCGTATGTTCACTGCTCAGATATATTTCCTTTCTCCTTTCAGACAAGTCCCAGCAACCGACATGGAGGTGGCAGCGCCTTCAGCTGTCATTGTCGACATCCATGGCGTTGAGGACAACGTTGACGTCCTCAAACAAATGGTGAACCACTTGGTTGAAATGGATAATGTGAGTAGTCCTTTATACGTGTACTTCCTTACGTCGACGAAGACGCTGGATGTACCAGTAAACGGCCTCACCGGAACCAGCATGACAACGTCCATGATTGAAGGTGAAGGACGCGTTGACAGCTTCTACGACGCCAAGAGAAAGCTGGATGCTGCTGAAGTAGTTAACGTAAGCGTATTGTGTTGCGAACCCTGTAAGGAGTACTGGACAACCGTGTGTGGAGCCATCTTCACGCCAGTTCACACATGGCGGATTGAAACAACGACATGTCATGTCACAGCCCTTGTGGACTCGAAGTCGGCGTTGCCTGACCTTAGGAAGATGCTAGAGACACTGCCATCAATAGGAGACGTAAACGTACTAAAACCCACCCTCATACCAAGTGACACATTCAACCACGGGTACTCCACACGCAGTGGGGGCATCACGACCATACCGAGTATGTCGTCCTTGAACTTACTTTACACTCCTCGCAAACGCGACTCCCGTCTGACCGTGGCGGAGAATCTACGACGCTTGGCCAGAGCAGCCCGGTTTGATCCGGATCAGTTCCTCCTCACACGGACCAGCCACGCAAACACTGTCTGGGTCGTTGGGAAGGAAGAACCAGAGAAGTACGACGCCATCGTCACCGACAAACCTGGTGTCACAGTCGCCGCAGCGGGAGCGGACTGCACTCCTCTCCTGTTTGTGGATCCAATCAAACGGGTATGCGGCGCAGCACACGCTGGGTATATGGGTACACTGAAACGGGTGGTCGTTGAGACCGTGAACGCTCTTGTAGAAGAGTTCGGGAGTAATGTGGAGGATATTTTGGTCACCATGGGACCGACGCTGTGTGCGAATTGCTTCTCTTTTGACAAAACAGATCCTGCAGTTGAAGAGTTTCTGGCAATCGACCAAACTACTGTTGATTTCAGGGTTATTGGTGAAGGTTCCCGGGTACATGCAGGCCTCGTGACGACCAACACACTCCTTCTGGAAAGAATGGGTATCAAACCAAACAACATCGACACGAGCTTCGCCACCTGCACAGCCTGCGACCCGGACAGGTTCTTTTCTTTCCAGAGAGACGGCTTCCCGTTTGGAAACCAGGTTGGCTTTGTAAGCATCAGATAACGTGGCAGGCATCAGTTGGTCCTGTTCAAGGTGACCTGATGTTCAGTTTGGTCTGTGGGTCTCTGGTGGGAGGTATGACATTCCCTTTGGTGTGTGGATTACTGCTTGAAGATGCCACATCAGCTTTGGTCTATGGGTCCCTGGCGGGAGATATGACATTCCGTTTGGTCTGTGGACTTCAGCTGGAAGATGGACATTCCGTTTGGTTTCTGGATTTCTGAGAAATCGTCTAACATTCCGTTTGGTTTCTTGGTC includes the following:
- the LOC137278470 gene encoding purine nucleoside phosphorylase LACC1-like, whose amino-acid sequence is MVAEQVPATDMEVAAPSAVIVDIHGVEDNVDVLKQMVNHLVEMDNVSSPLYVYFLTSTKTLDVPVNGLTGTSMTTSMIEGEGRVDSFYDAKRKLDAAEVVNVSVLCCEPCKEYWTTVCGAIFTPVHTWRIETTTCHVTALVDSKSALPDLRKMLETLPSIGDVNVLKPTLIPSDTFNHGYSTRSGGITTIPSMSSLNLLYTPRKRDSRLTVAENLRRLARAARFDPDQFLLTRTSHANTVWVVGKEEPEKYDAIVTDKPGVTVAAAGADCTPLLFVDPIKRVCGAAHAGYMGTLKRVVVETVNALVEEFGSNVEDILVTMGPTLCANCFSFDKTDPAVEEFLAIDQTTVDFRVIGEGSRVHAGLVTTNTLLLERMGIKPNNIDTSFATCTACDPDRFFSFQRDGFPFGNQVGFVSIR